From the genome of Tripterygium wilfordii isolate XIE 37 chromosome 6, ASM1340144v1, whole genome shotgun sequence:
GGAGCGACTGGAAGCAATAAACGATGAGTTTAAGCTTTACCGCTGCCATACCATATTGAATTGTGCCCGTGCATGCCCGAAGGGTTTGAATCCTGGGAAGCAAATCACACATATCAAGAAGCTACAGCATGGCCCTGCCTCCAGCTAGAGAGCAGCATTTAGGTTCGAATTTTGTGAAAGCATGGTGATGCATCTGACCAGTTATTCTGGAATATTTTTCGAGCACCAGTCAACTATATGAtttgtttttaataatttatgcaCTTACTGTATAAGCCATCCCATGCGCGTACCTCAAAAGGTTCAAGATTATAGCACGTTGTCATTGTTAGCTTTTGTTCATTTGACAGCATTGTATGAGTTGTGACCCCTTATTTGCTTGTCAAAATCTTGAAATAATATCAGCCTGTCTTGTCAATTTTGAAGATCTAGTGTGTAGAGATTGTGAAAAACCAGATAGACCCTACTTAACTTTAACAAACCAACAGTTGTAACCATACCCAGAGATTAGATCCTCCTCGAGAGGCCAAGGAATGCAGCTGCAGAGGATATTTGTACTCTGAGATCAGCGATATCAAGATCATGACCACCTTCAACTAGACCCCATCTATATCCACCTGTGGAACAAACAGCCACGCATGCCTCAAAAGACGGTATATAcatgtttttgtttgaatagATGTGTTCTTCCAAGTACCAACGAGAGAGTAAAATGTCTGTGTGTTTTGGGTGACGGGGTGGGGGAGGGGGGGTTGTTGACGAGACAAACCTGCAAATCTTCTTCAAGTCTAACCAACTCAATCGCTTGTTCAATCCCCAATTTCCCGTGACAGATTCCAATAGCAATGATCAGTGAGTGCGCACCCCGCTGCAATTGCATCAATTGCTGCCAATTCACAGTCATCAGTTCTCTTCACAACACTTTCTACGGCATTAACAAGACCTTCCTCCTGCTTGCCACCAAAAAAGCTGGAGTACACTAAGGGTTTAAATCCAGAGTCATACTTCACCCAATCAAGTAGGGGATCAATTTTCTTCACTTGTCAATCCGAACTGATTGATcggtttttttaaaagattttaCAAATTTCTCCACTAAAATACTGAACCGAtctaaaaaaattgatcaaaaataaaaaaagaaaacccaacaaaattgaccttttaatttgttaaatttatgttaaaaaactGATCAAGCAGACAGTTTAACACCGATACTTTTCAAGGGATGCTTCTTTTGTTTACCTATTGGCCATTATATGATAGGTAACGTGTAAGAATAAAATGGATAAATAAGAAAATGAGGTTTACAAAGATGGTCTTGTTTTAATCCCCTTGTTATTGTGTCTATGTTCATTGAATTTTGGATGAGCCGCAGCTTTTTAAAAGTCAGTTTAGGCCTGTAACTGCCAacaattattaaattattaaattaacatCTCGCCCAAAGTTCATTAGACGGTCCAGATTCATTCAAAAGGAATCTTTTAAACTGAATCACACCACCCCACCGTGCGCCAACTCCACGAGGCCGAGGAGGAGGACACAGATTTcaatttatcttcttcttcctcctcttccggTGAAACCCCCCGAGACCTGGGAGAGAAGGAGAAATGGCGTCGTGGAATTCAACGCCTCTGGAGGTCCTATACGAGATCTTTGGATGGCTCGCCTTCGTTTCATGGTCGATCAGTTTCTATCCCCAAGTCATACTCAACTTCCGCCGCAGAAGGTATTTTTCTGATTCTCGACACATCTTTTAGTTACTTTTGTCTTTCGATTATAATCTGATTCATGCTCTGGTTTGCGATTGATCGTCGTAGTGTGGTGGGGTTGAACTTCGATTTCGTGTTGTTGAATCTCACAAAGCACTCCGCCTATATGATATACAACGTTTGCCTCTACTTTAGCCCTGTTATCCAGAAGCAGTATTACGAGAAATACGGTTATGGAGaggtattttttttccctctttttataTGAAATCCATCATTTCAgcctttttctttcaaaaatttCATGTTAGCTTCAGTTATAGTAACTTAATTCTGATTTTTTGCATAAAAAAACTTTTATTTGCGTATGTTTATTTGCAAGTTACCGTTAAACTTCTGTTTGTTCAAGATGGATTATTTGATTAGGAGACTAGTTGATGAGAATGTTTGGAAGTGAACTTTGATGTAAAACCAAGTCGAAAATGCAGATTCAGCTACAAAGCATAAAATGGGTCCATGCAACCTTGTAACATGGCTAGTTCATTGTTGGAGGCTATCAACATGAATAGCTCTTGGACTGGAATTATGATATTGATAATATTGATGAGCAAGTTTTGCCAATAGTACTGTATTGATTTGGTGTCCTTGAATTCTTTTACCTAAAGGTTAAAGATAACCTATTTTGTGAGTATATATAATTTCATCTTATATTaatatgttcttctttttttcgtGTATCTTGAATACTTTCTACTTATTGCAGATGATCCCTGTAGCTGCAAACGATGTTGCTTTTTCACTGCATGCTGTCCTGTTGACAGCAATCACTTTGGTCCAAATTGCAATTTTTGAGGTAAGTGCTCTAACAGCTTAATACTTTCTTTTGTCGCATATGTTGATCATTTTCATGCTATCAATTATTCAactttttaattgattttcctATTCAGCGTGGACCTCAAAAGATTTCTAAAATATCTATGGCGATTGTCGCTGCTGTGTGGCTATTTGCTGGAATATGTTTTTTCATAGCTTTGCCTAGACATTCTTGGCTTTGGCTCATCTCGATCTTCAAGTAAGTTTGCTCATTTTTTAGTCttctattttaacttttttatacTAACGTATGTTTGGCTTCTTTCTTAGTATCTGCATAAAAATATCGTAAACATGTGGGCTTGTCTCTTAACTTAAATTTTGTTGATGCTGATCCAGAGTTGGGGTTACAGCCACTTAAAAATCTCATTAACTTCTGATTAATGTTGAATTAATGCTAGGAAATCAGATGTTTTTGTGGCTGATTTTGAGAGGTGGACTCTCAGCTCTTGCCAATGCTCTAAGATCATTGGTACTACTTTGGAACGTAGAGCTACTATGAGACATTGGCATAGGCCGCCGTCTGCCTTGGACAGTGGGAAACAAAGTTAGTATTGTTCGATACTCTAGGTTTAGAAATTACAATGTTAAATTATACAACCAGAAAATGGTAATTTGGTGGAATTTAAGAATGATGTTTGTGTGAAGCAAGCTCTTTAAAAGCAAGCTCTCCATCTCTATTTGAGTTGATGAGGAATAAGGGGCTgcatttggggggggggggaactTTTCCATCAACTTAAGCTATTGAGAGAATTGATGATTTCACATAGTATCAAAACATTTGGCCTAATCCAGATCTTGATTTCAAAACTCACCTCCTACCTAAAGTGTAAAAAAGTGTTCCACTTGTTGGGCCTTCTCAATTAAGACTGCTTCGAGCACAATAGCACATTCCTATAAGCTTAATCTTTTGGGATAAGCAGTGATTCTACAGTTTGTGAGGGAGATTAAGGGTTATGTGTTTGACTTCTCTTGAatataaaaaagagaaaggggTGAATAATTTTTTCTGGAGATTGATAAGAGTCAACAGATTCTAGACTCCAAATGAGGAGATTGATGAGATAGTTGATATTGATATtgagaaaagaaattgaaattacAGAGAATTAAAATGGAAAGTAGCAACCCTAGCTTTCGAGGAGCATATAACCTCCAGTATTTCCtaatcaaggaagaagtggagACTGATAATCGTTTTATTCTTCACTGTAGTTGGATTAAGAAACTTTGGGATATGCCACTGCATATTATGATTATATCTTGGCTTATAGCTGGTTTTGTGGGAAGAGAGCTTGAAGCTTGGAGATTCGACTATGGTGGAACTGGAAAGGAATAAAATGAGTTCAAGGCCCATTTTTTGGATGCTgttgaaggaaagaaaaaagaggtcTTTTGGAGGATACTAAGAGAGCAAAGTCAATCTCTGGTTTATGGGTCCTTGGTTAAAGTTAAACGAATTTGTTTGGGCATTGTAATCATCTTTTAAGTTTTCATTTGATTTcataatgaaaaaaaacaatagacGTGCACACACCGCATCCTCATGGTAAGGCAATATAATTCTGTAAAGCCATAATTCTTTCTTTGGTTAGACATCATGGAGGTtaaaactagtttttttttttcatttttttttttgttcttctttataTCTTCTTGGCACCCTGGGTGTACTGGGTTTGGCTTCATGATACACTGAAGTTCGGCAGCGGATGATTGCAGAGTCCTAAGAATCATCTACTTCTAGCAGTGAAATTGTTATTCCTTGAAATTGTTTTATGTTTATTGATATTCTTCCGTGTTTTATGAACAGTGAACACACTCACACACCCCGTGGGAATAACAAAAAGATAGATGATCCTCTAAAGAAAAGCTTTTTTCCTGTACCCAGTTATTCTAGTGCTGTTCAGAATTAGTTATCTTGAGTTTTATGCTGAATTGTTGAAAGCAGTTGCtttctctcttatttctttgtttAGTTTCCAAAATATATGAGTATTTGACTACTATAGTTATAATTTATTGGAGAGTGACAAGTGTTTGAGTTTTGTTTCTAATCTTTTGTAACTTCACTTCTGTTGCAGTTCCATTCAAGTTTTTATGACAGTCATAAAGTATATCCCGCAGGTCAGTATTGCTTTGCTGTTGAAGTATTTTGTGCTATTAGTTATCAAAGCTTggcttaattttcttgttgtctTTTTCGATAGATGTGCATGACTTTCAAGTCTCTGTGAATTGCATGTGGTCATAGACTCCATGCCTTATTTAAACTGTTAGAAAATGAGATGTTTTGCTGAATAATGCATTGGAAGAACTTTAGTGGGAAAAATGGAAAACGCTGTCTGGGATTGGGTTGAGGTTATTGTTTTTGTTAATGTCTGTTTGAATATAGTAAAGGCGTGGCCCACCTGTTAGCTGTGTCTGCTGCATATTACCACTTATAGCAGAAACTATTAGAAACAACAGAAACATCCATAAATTGATATAAAATCAGGTGCAGGCTGGAAATTTTAAGATCTTCTTTGTCACTTAGAAGTATTGGGTAATGCTAATACCTCACTAATTTTATGTGAAGCatatagtttttattttaaaactaacTTAGAACAGGACAAACTAGTCCAGTTTTCTGTTGATGCCTAGTTCTCTGCTTGTCAATCATGTTCTCTCCTTTCCTAATTTGTGGAATTTCGTAGGATAACCATGGTTTCTGTTTTGAAAAGTGATTTTGtttcatcatcatgatcatcgAAACAGCTCACATCACTTCTTAAGGAATATTAATCAAAATCTACTAAATGGATTCTCTAGCCATTTGATCGCAGCTAAAGCTATGCTGCTATTTTACAATATCCATATCATATTACTTATACATGTTCTTTTGGCCTCTTTATTCTCTTCTTTGTGTCTACGGGTGAAATTCTTTTTACTCTTCCAATCGGAGTACTCTATCCTTAGGTTTATACAGTACCTCTATATTTAGGTTTATACATGCTGAAATCAACTTAGACAATTTTCAGTTATTCAAATCATCCATTGGAGCAACTTCTTGTTTGTTGTCCCTACTTTCCTTGCAGTTCCCCTCGTCTAACCCGACATTTTCATCTCTGTTATATTCAGATTTTGAGCATGTCTCATGACAGCCTCACATTCAGTGTCACACATCATTGCAGGATATATGGTGGAACTATGGAAGTTTCCCTTAATCCTTTGGTTTGCATTAAATACCCAATGTGTTTTTTCTACTATATCCAGCAACTTGAATGACATAATAATTCACATGATTCTAAGAATGATTCTGAGTTTGACGTAAACAAGGCAAAATGAGCAGTAAAGGTAGATTTTGGGATCTCTCTCAACTCTACTTATCTTATTTCCCATTTGCATTTTTACtggttttcttccttttgttagtACTAACAGTTCTCCTTACAAGTTCCCTAAaaattttcttcctctcttaaATTTTCCAGCTCCTCGTAGGCCCTTATAAAATATTATCATATTTAAAACAAGTATTTTCTGTTATATGATATCTTGCCTTTGTTCAATGTCTTGCCATTTGTTCATTGTTTTAGGATTTTGTAGAAATTGTCATTTCTTGCATGTTCCCTTGATAAAGCCTTGATCTGATATTTGGTTTGTCGATGATTTCGCTTTGATGTTGATTAACTCTGCATCATGAGGTGATTGAGGGCAAAGTTACGCAAATGATTAAAGCTTTGTCTTGGTACATTGATTTTTATTCTTGATTGCCATGTTGCTCATTCTTATGTATTAACATATTGCATATGAGACACAGGCGGTAATGAACTTTAGACGAAAGAGCACGGATGGCTTCAGCATCGGAAACATTTTACTAGATTTTCTTGGAGGGATGTCAAGCTATGGACAGATGGCTATGCAGTCTATTGATCAAAGTATGCTAATTCTCCCACAACCAAATAACTGACCATTTGCAACCATTCTTAATGCATTATGTTTGACTTTTGGTCTCATTTTCTTCTCAGATTCATGGGTGAACTTCTATGGAAATATAGGGAAGACATTGCTCTCGCTGGTATGGAAATTTCTCTGCCATTCTGATTTTTTATTGTTCCTTGTGCCACTGTTTAAGTGTAGACATCAATGTCATGTTAGTAGATGTGGGAATATGACTTATTTTTGCCATTGACCCCAATTCTTCGCTTGAATTTTCTTCTAAAATATCTTTTAAAAGCCAAAATTTTATGTCGACTTATTTGTTTTCTGAAAGAAAAAGATATATTAGATGATATGAAAGTGCGTAGTATAAATTCTTACAATTGTCAAGGCAACACAGAAAATAAGCCTCGAATGTAACTTGAATAGCATGAATTGGGAAACAGGAGGTTGACAATTGCTATCAAAGTTTATTACTCTTGGTTTTCTAAAATCCTACTGAACTTCGTGCCTCAGCTCTGGCTTTCTCTATCATGCGTAATGGATTTGATTAAACTCTTAGCTCCAAACTAATCCTAAATTGTTTTGaacattatttattttgcagATATCCATATTCTTCGACCTTCTGTTCATGTGTCAACATTATATCTTATACCctgcaaataaatttcaaacaACTCCCAAAGTCAGCAAGGATAAGGTAGAGCCTCTTATTGTGCCTTCTGAACCCCTGCAGTCAGAAAACGTTTAAGGATTAGCTCGACTGAAGGGTTGTACATAAAGAAGAAATGCACGAATTTGTGTAGAATATCAGCGCATTTGCTCTTTCTTATACCTCGCGATAACAGTCTTTCCTGTTGGACATGGTTGAGAATCATGCATTCAAAAGTGTGTTGGAACACATTTAGGAACTTAAAAGTATTTAATAAAGTGTAATTATAGTACAGATCAAAGCTTTGTGTATTATTATTGTGCAGTTGTTGAATACTCATTTATAGCTACCCAACTGAAACTTTATTCTTGAGAGGTTGATTTACTGTTTGCCTTCCTGGACAAAATGGTCGAGCATGTAATGTCTAGTTTGGCTAAAAGCTCTGGTGAATTGTACTCTCGAATGGTCATGTGTGCTTTCTTGGTAGTGCGGGTCATGGTAGTGCTTTCACGcactcttattttttttgttaagtcTTGTTATGAAAGTCTAGGGATGACATGGGGctgctgcaattttttttacagcagCCCCCACTGTAGTTCCATAAGGGaacttaaaatttttataaaaaatctgaaaaattatatttatattgataTTATGATCGGTGTTACGAatccaatgatatttttttgtttgaaacaaaaattaaattcaacatgaaaagttcatgaCAATCCTAAAATGTTGGATATAAATTGGAAACattgggctagtttggtagagcagttgtaaagtagcagatattcTAGCAGAAATAGTGGTAACAGAAATGTTGGATAATTTTAGTAGCAAATATGCTGCTTGAATACtggataggtgtttggttgaacttttactgttaacatttgtgttgtgtagcgtATTGaataaattacgtgtaggggtattatacattttaattgtatacctgtatcaaaacatataaattttataaaatcaataaatgtatttaaattaattgaagaaaataataaattaataaataattaataaattaccaagttaattaaatttaattaatacattatttggtaagggtatacattatttggtaagttaattaaattttattaggtCATCTAAGGGTATATTTGGTAAATCAATAATATACTGGGGGTAAGATTGGAAAAAGTTGGGtaaaaaaagtgaaattgttcattgatggagcatttcacaaagtagtataaatgctgcacGAAATTGCCTCGGAATATGTGTtgcaaattgttgtttggttgacattgagcatttatactagcaagtagtataaatgctccaaaAAATGTTGATCCAAACGGGCCCATTATATacatttttcatattgaatttaatttttgtttcaaacaaaaaatatgtcattaGATTCAGAAagttgatcaaaatataaatataatttttaaaaaataaaagaaaaatgtttagaCACTCATATTGATTTTACAGTACCCAAagtctagttggtgaatctctttgaGACCAAACAATATGTACTTGAAAAGTTCTTAGTTCGATTCTCGGCTTTGAGTGAGCGTCAAGTCAAAGGAATTAGATTAATTCATTGACATATTGGATTTCGTTGCTTTAATTCTTTCAAACCCTTATCGGCCCTCTTAAGATCATTTTGTTGCAACACCTTAAtcactagttggagtggtaaaaaTGATGTTTATTAGCAAATCCAGATCAATAAGTATAATCTATTCATGTAAGACTTAAAACAGTGATTTGTTAATCCAAATGAGTTGTCAAAttgccttttattttatttgctttTTCTCACATGGTTCAGTCCACAAAGATAATCTGTCAATTCCAAATGGCTTGTTCAACAAGAACTTTATGACCAATTAAAAATTCCCAACACTCCTTGCATTgcaagtctctctctctctaactctctctctcctcacatcaactatatatatagagtcaCAATCTAACCTCTTCATCACATCAAAAGCCCACAACCCATTTTAGCCAAAAATGAAGAGGGAGGGACGCCAACATGGGATGGTTAGGACCTTTCGGGTCTTACCCGACCCATTGAATCCGAGACCCTACTCCAGATTAGTGAACAAGCTGGATTGTCCTCCAACAGCCGGGTCATTCACAAAGGTCCGACCCAAGCCCACCAACCACTCCAAGTTCACAGGCAAGTGTGGTAAGCCAAGGTGCACTGAATGTCATCTGCACCCAGCTACCAAGTCCAAGGAGAAGACCAAAGGCACCCAGAAGGTTAAGTCCAGTGATGTGGTCTCCAATTATCGGTTGAAGTCTTGGCGGGCGGTAAACGGGCGACCCGGCTTCAATATTTCTGGGTCTTCTGCCACTAGGATCCTGGATCATTTGGATAGTAGTGATCATTACATGGATGATGAAGGTCATGAGGATGGTTTCATGGCAGAAGAGGAAGAGATTGATGAATCAGCAAGgattgattatgatgatgatttgGGTTTTGGTGATGTGGGAGTTGTATTGGAGCAAGTTGAGGGAGATGATGATGGAGGTTGGTGTGTTGTGGGAGAAATGTGATTGTTTATTGTATGTCAACTCAATAAttccttcctttctttgtttgttatcttttccaaaataaataaaaattattggtATTAAATAATTTTCCATCCCTCAACTATGGAAAATATGTCATGTTCGTCCCTCAAACAGTTTCAACGTTGTTTACTGTGATACAACCTATAGATTTTATAAAAGTTCTTGACCATACATGCCATTCATTGGTGTAAATAATCACAAGGAAATGTTGGTCTTTGGTGCAGCCTTTGTATATgacaaacttttgaatatttCAAATGGCTGCTAGAGGCAATGTCTGGGAAGAAGCCGACGACAATTATCACATACAAAGATGCAGTTTTGACGGCAGCAATCAAATCAGTAATGCCAGAAAACACATCATAGATTAGAATATGTCCATGGCATGTGTACCAAAATGCGCTTGAACACCTAAATTACTTGTTTTTGAGCTCAGGTTCCTTCAAAGATGATTTAAGCAGTTTGTTTTTTCAATCATGAGGGCCACTATTAGGAATGGTAGGAGTTCCAATTTCTTCTGTTCAAGTCAGTTGTTTAAGATGCTGCAACCTGCTACTATAGAACTAATCTCTGAAGAGTTACAGATCATAGCTTCCTTTCATGAGTCATATATTGATGGCCGCTAAGAAGTCTTAAGGTACATTTTTTTACATCTCATTCCCAATAAATACTAGTTAGAGAAACACATGCTCCATACAGTAATGAAACTCAACAATCATCCATCAAATTGATTCGATTCATTAGCCTGATTCTGCGTCATGCACTTCTGAATTTCGTGGTAAGCATCCATGATTCAGCTACATAGAGAACTTTTGCTGCTGAATATTTGGAGACGTATTCTCATGACTGAACACGATGGGTCGTGAAGTCACAGAATGAGTTCTGGTTTGATTATTCTCGAACTTGGAGCTTTTGCTTTTGATTGAGGGCCTCTGAGGAGTTTCAGAGGTGTTGCCATGCACTCTGctgggggtgaattgttttcctAGTTTTGGTGACTCAGGATGTGCCAGTAGAACCTATGAGAAATAAGGGAAGTCAGAGAAATAAATAGTAATTCCATGATACTAACTTGAAAAAAAGAATGTCAGTGTTTTATTTCTATAAATGCAGGGTTATGTTAAACAGACGGGAACATCTAGTCACCCCTCTCTTTCTAAATTATTCCAGCTTCTTCATGATTTCATGCTGTGatgaacaaacaaaataaaaaaagggggCCGTCTCAGCGGAAGGAGAAGGACCAGCCACAACAGAGACTATTGAGTATTGACCCTATGTTTGTTCCTAGCAAGACACTAATGTCATGTTGCTGTGCTACGTTCAATGTGGCTTCACAATGGTACTTGTTGCAGGAGAGCTCTATAGCAATACTAGGAAAATACCTTTTTCATCTGATTCTTTGATGTTCCTCTGTCCTTATAGAAGTCCGGTAGTGGCCTGGCCTTAAAGCAAAGGCTTTGACGCAGTTTCCTAAGTTCTGTTTCTGCTTTCTCCTGTACAAATAGACGAGATTTTCCGTCACTTGTTGGTTTGAGTTATGGATGGTGGTTTACAATTTGAAGCAACTAAGAAGATAACAGAAGGAAGATATTAACCCCCCATTATAACAGCTCTAGTTAGCAGCTTCACAAAAATTTGACATAACAAGTCCTCTTTACCGGCGCAGACACTAACTAACCTTCAGTGTTGTTTGCTGCTGTACTCTTTGTGCCTGACTTGCATTGAATTTTTCTTCTAGCTTCTGCAAGTGTAGAGGGAAAAATGACCTTAGATAATCACTAGACCAGCATAGTTTGTTTGAAGCACCAACGAATTgttctagaaaaaaaaagtttcaacaGAGCTGAGCCATGCCTTCTTTCTTATTGCAGCTCTTTCTTCAGTCCTCAAGCTGAAAGGTGTGGAGAAACTTGGTGACTGCGATTTGTTTTTGGACGAACTCAGAAACTTTGGACAGCTGATAAGGAAAAAGCAACAATCAGCACAGTTGCAAATAAATTATACGTTCAATTTTATAAGAACATCAATCATCAGAGTTGTAAATAAATTGTAAAAATTTATTACTCTGTTGGGAGGCAGTTCCACTTTGAGCGAACCATTTTTCTCCCCGAGGCCGAGGT
Proteins encoded in this window:
- the LOC120000943 gene encoding cystinosin homolog produces the protein MASWNSTPLEVLYEIFGWLAFVSWSISFYPQVILNFRRRSVVGLNFDFVLLNLTKHSAYMIYNVCLYFSPVIQKQYYEKYGYGEMIPVAANDVAFSLHAVLLTAITLVQIAIFERGPQKISKISMAIVAAVWLFAGICFFIALPRHSWLWLISIFNSIQVFMTVIKYIPQAVMNFRRKSTDGFSIGNILLDFLGGMSSYGQMAMQSIDQNSWVNFYGNIGKTLLSLISIFFDLLFMCQHYILYPANKFQTTPKVSKDKVEPLIVPSEPLQSENV
- the LOC119999361 gene encoding uncharacterized protein LOC119999361, producing MKREGRQHGMVRTFRVLPDPLNPRPYSRLVNKLDCPPTAGSFTKVRPKPTNHSKFTGKCGKPRCTECHLHPATKSKEKTKGTQKVKSSDVVSNYRLKSWRAVNGRPGFNISGSSATRILDHLDSSDHYMDDEGHEDGFMAEEEEIDESARIDYDDDLGFGDVGVVLEQVEGDDDGGWCVVGEM